From a single Pseudomonas sp. A34-9 genomic region:
- a CDS encoding amino acid ABC transporter permease has product MKQKKAQWPWHVLTVLVLVGLAGALYYATSLMSYEWRWNRVPQYFAYQAEETQRATDISTVTELVRKGGSAQVTLRNDAGDEQQLTVDENSLQFAQGDDVAEGDVVGVTRHWAAGPLLWGLWTTLWLSVVSGVLGLLIGLVTGLCRLSNNPTLRDLSTIYVELVRGTPLLVQIFIFYFFIGTVMNLSREFAGIAALSLFTGAYVAEIIRSGVQSIARGQNEAARSLGLSAGQSMRHVVLPQALKRVLPPLAGQFISLVKDTSLVSVIAITELLKSGREVITTSFSPFEILFCVAGLYLLINLPLSKIASRLERRLAQSD; this is encoded by the coding sequence ATGAAACAGAAAAAAGCCCAATGGCCCTGGCACGTCCTCACCGTGCTGGTGCTGGTCGGCCTGGCGGGCGCGTTGTATTACGCGACGTCGCTGATGTCCTACGAATGGCGCTGGAACCGTGTGCCGCAATACTTCGCCTATCAGGCCGAAGAAACCCAGCGTGCCACCGACATTTCCACCGTCACTGAGCTGGTGCGCAAGGGCGGCAGCGCGCAAGTCACCCTGCGCAATGACGCCGGTGACGAGCAGCAGCTGACGGTCGACGAAAACAGCCTGCAATTCGCTCAGGGCGACGATGTGGCCGAAGGCGATGTCGTGGGCGTCACTCGGCATTGGGCGGCAGGGCCGCTGTTGTGGGGGCTGTGGACGACGCTTTGGCTGTCAGTGGTCTCTGGTGTGCTCGGTCTGTTGATCGGTCTGGTCACCGGTCTGTGTCGTCTTTCCAACAACCCGACCCTGCGTGATCTCTCGACGATCTACGTCGAACTGGTACGCGGCACGCCGCTGCTGGTGCAGATTTTCATTTTCTACTTCTTCATCGGCACGGTGATGAACCTGTCCCGCGAGTTCGCCGGGATCGCCGCACTGTCGCTGTTCACCGGCGCCTACGTGGCCGAGATCATCCGTTCCGGCGTGCAATCGATTGCCCGTGGCCAGAACGAGGCGGCGCGCTCGCTCGGCTTGAGCGCGGGTCAGTCGATGCGTCACGTGGTGTTGCCGCAAGCGCTGAAACGCGTGCTGCCGCCGCTGGCCGGGCAGTTCATCAGTCTGGTCAAGGACACCTCGCTGGTGTCGGTGATTGCGATTACCGAGCTGCTCAAAAGCGGTCGTGAAGTCATCACCACCTCGTTTTCGCCGTTCGAAATTCTGTTCTGCGTTGCCGGCCTGTACCTGTTGATCAACCTGCCGCTGTCGAAAATCGCCAGCCGGCTTGAGCGGAGGCTCGCGCAAAGTGATTGA
- a CDS encoding transporter substrate-binding domain-containing protein — protein MKKYLSMLLVGVTALVAVNAAQAGAIDDAVKRGTLKVGMDPTYMPFEMTNKRGEIIGFEVDILKAMSKAMGVKLELVSTGYDGIIPALMTDKFDMIGSGMTLTQERNLRLNFSEPFIVVGQTLLIRKELEGTIKSYKDLNTADYRITSKLGTTGEMVAKKLISKAKYHGYDNEQEAVLDVVNGKADAFIYDAPYNVVAVTKVGAGKLVFLDKPFTYEPLAFGLKKGDYDSINFINNFLHQIHEDGTYDRIHDKWFKSTEWLKDME, from the coding sequence ATGAAGAAGTATCTGTCGATGCTGCTGGTCGGCGTCACGGCACTGGTTGCGGTCAACGCGGCGCAGGCTGGCGCGATCGATGACGCGGTCAAGCGCGGCACGTTGAAAGTCGGCATGGATCCGACCTACATGCCGTTCGAAATGACTAACAAGCGTGGCGAAATCATCGGTTTCGAAGTCGACATCCTCAAAGCCATGTCCAAGGCCATGGGCGTCAAGCTGGAACTGGTTTCCACCGGTTACGACGGCATCATCCCGGCGCTGATGACCGACAAGTTCGACATGATCGGCAGCGGCATGACCCTGACTCAGGAGCGCAACCTGCGCCTGAACTTCAGCGAACCGTTCATCGTGGTTGGCCAGACCCTGCTGATCCGCAAGGAGCTGGAAGGCACCATCAAGTCCTACAAAGACCTGAACACCGCCGACTACCGCATCACCTCCAAGCTCGGCACCACCGGCGAAATGGTCGCCAAGAAGCTGATCTCCAAAGCCAAGTACCACGGCTACGACAACGAGCAGGAAGCGGTGCTCGACGTGGTCAACGGCAAGGCTGATGCCTTCATCTACGACGCGCCGTACAACGTCGTCGCGGTGACCAAGGTCGGCGCCGGCAAACTGGTGTTCCTCGACAAGCCGTTCACCTATGAACCACTGGCGTTTGGTCTGAAGAAGGGTGATTACGACAGCATCAACTTCATCAACAACTTCCTGCACCAGATCCACGAAGACGGCACCTACGATCGCATCCATGACAAGTGGTTCAAGAGCACCGAGTGGCTCAAGGACATGGAATAA